A window of the Desulfobacterales bacterium genome harbors these coding sequences:
- a CDS encoding methyltransferase domain-containing protein, with protein MDLKEAKVYRNIDNRHPWELAKLDVVHYLIKKYFPNFLHRKRVCIDIGCGDIFFAEQLAERMPYTTFLAVDTSFDQEALTRYKKWYSDTRIEVYNSTDDLILNSYGTADLILLLDVLEHIKDDVAFLKRLQSFEFISDNTLFLITAPAFQSLFCSHDHFLEHYRRYNLKSLRARLHAANLTELGHGYFFTVLLKLRIFQVLLEKIHKPLIRNTQVGNWRQKGYMNKLMKNILIIDFKFSCLLKEIGLTLPGLSIYIICKKSVL; from the coding sequence ATGGATCTGAAAGAGGCCAAAGTCTATAGAAATATTGATAATAGACATCCCTGGGAGCTAGCCAAACTGGATGTAGTCCACTATCTGATAAAAAAGTATTTTCCAAACTTTTTACACCGTAAACGTGTATGCATTGACATAGGCTGCGGCGATATCTTTTTTGCCGAACAATTGGCTGAGAGGATGCCATATACAACTTTTTTGGCAGTAGACACCTCATTCGATCAGGAAGCTTTAACTCGTTATAAAAAATGGTATTCGGACACCAGGATAGAGGTGTATAACTCAACTGATGATTTAATTTTAAATTCGTACGGAACAGCAGACCTGATTTTATTACTTGATGTTTTAGAGCATATTAAGGACGATGTTGCATTCCTTAAGCGCTTGCAATCATTCGAATTCATATCAGATAATACCTTGTTCTTAATCACGGCTCCGGCCTTTCAGTCATTATTCTGTTCTCATGATCATTTTCTTGAACATTATCGAAGGTATAATCTAAAAAGCCTTCGAGCCCGCCTCCATGCTGCAAATTTAACTGAATTGGGACATGGTTATTTTTTTACGGTACTACTAAAATTAAGAATCTTTCAAGTCCTGCTCGAAAAAATCCACAAACCCCTGATCCGCAATACACAGGTTGGAAACTGGCGGCAAAAGGGGTATATGAATAAATTGATGAAAAATATTCTGATCATTGATTTTAAGTTTTCATGTCTTCTTAAAGAGATCGGGTTAACACTTCCTGGGCTTTCAATATATATCATATGCAAAAAGTCTGTATTATAG
- a CDS encoding glycosyltransferase, whose product MQKVCIIVPCFNEEKRISIEYFKRFYQFPESACIDISFVNDGSMDKTLYVLRQLRDDCKGHVIVYDIPENLGKAEAIRKTVLKISTNEHYDFIGYFDADLSTPLEEVFLLQECFNRNKDCQVAFGSRVKRMGASIIRKPFRHYLGRIFATFASLLLNLPVYDTQCGAKLFTRELAYRTFTEEFISRWLFDIEIFARIKELYGVEKAKKIMFEVPLNNWKDRSDSKITFKDILNVPFEFLKIRKRYKT is encoded by the coding sequence ATGCAAAAAGTCTGTATTATAGTTCCATGTTTCAATGAGGAAAAAAGGATATCGATAGAATATTTTAAAAGATTCTATCAATTTCCCGAATCCGCATGCATTGACATCTCTTTTGTCAATGATGGCAGTATGGACAAAACTTTATATGTTTTAAGACAGCTGCGTGATGATTGCAAAGGGCATGTAATCGTATATGATATCCCAGAAAACTTGGGCAAAGCCGAGGCGATTCGAAAAACTGTTTTGAAAATATCAACAAATGAACATTATGACTTCATCGGTTATTTTGATGCAGATTTATCGACCCCGCTGGAAGAGGTGTTTTTACTTCAGGAATGCTTTAATAGGAATAAAGATTGTCAAGTGGCATTTGGATCAAGAGTCAAGCGAATGGGCGCTTCGATAATTCGAAAACCGTTTAGGCACTATCTGGGAAGGATTTTTGCAACCTTTGCAAGTTTACTGCTAAATCTTCCTGTTTATGACACTCAATGCGGCGCAAAGTTATTTACCAGAGAATTGGCCTATCGTACTTTTACAGAGGAATTCATCAGCAGATGGCTATTCGATATTGAAATTTTCGCCCGCATTAAAGAACTTTACGGGGTTGAAAAAGCGAAAAAAATAATGTTCGAAGTCCCCTTAAACAACTGGAAAGACAGGAGCGATTCCAAAATAACCTTTAAAGACATCCTGAATGTTCCTTTTGAATTCTTAAAAATCAGAAAAAGATATAAAACATGA